In a single window of the Pseudoxanthomonas sp. F37 genome:
- a CDS encoding endonuclease (3' incision activity; acts with UvrC), whose protein sequence is MLFRRQEREEFPYQYPSHLRDLAAELPRAPGVYQFHGEEQSVPLYIGKSVDLRTRVLSHLREPGEARMLSQTRRITHVRTAGDLGAQLLEAHQIKTLQPLYNKKLRRTHRICSIALDLGGVRYAFSNEPNFRIRTNLYGLFGSKMAAMERLRALAEEHELCYARIGLERTPGGRPCFRHSIGRCRGVCAGKEAGRDHDERLLTALRGIEVAKWPYKGRVAIEERDGKLRQLHVIDHWNYLGSAGSLREARRIKGDSGQFDRDDYYIMARPMLSGELRVREL, encoded by the coding sequence ATGTTGTTCCGTCGCCAAGAACGCGAGGAGTTCCCCTACCAGTACCCCAGCCATCTGCGTGACCTGGCGGCCGAGCTGCCCAGGGCGCCTGGCGTGTACCAGTTCCACGGCGAGGAGCAGTCCGTCCCCCTGTACATCGGCAAGAGCGTCGATCTCCGCACACGGGTGCTGAGCCACCTGCGAGAGCCTGGCGAGGCCCGCATGCTGTCCCAGACGCGCCGAATCACTCATGTGCGAACGGCCGGTGACCTGGGCGCCCAGCTCCTGGAAGCCCACCAGATCAAGACCCTGCAGCCGCTCTACAACAAGAAGCTGAGGCGCACCCACCGGATCTGCTCGATTGCGCTGGATCTTGGGGGCGTGCGCTACGCGTTCTCCAACGAGCCCAACTTTCGCATTCGGACCAACCTCTATGGCCTGTTCGGCAGCAAGATGGCCGCCATGGAGCGGCTTAGAGCTTTGGCTGAAGAACACGAGCTCTGCTATGCGCGCATCGGCCTGGAAAGAACGCCGGGCGGCCGCCCCTGCTTCCGCCATTCCATTGGCCGCTGCCGCGGAGTCTGTGCCGGGAAGGAGGCCGGACGCGACCACGACGAACGCCTGTTAACGGCCCTCAGGGGGATCGAAGTCGCCAAGTGGCCCTATAAGGGCAGGGTGGCCATCGAGGAGCGCGACGGGAAGCTGCGGCAGCTCCACGTCATTGACCATTGGAACTATCTAGGGAGCGCCGGATCCTTGCGCGAGGCCAGGCGGATCAAGGGCGACTCGGGCCAATTCGACAGGGACGACTACTACATTATGGCGCGGCCCATGCTATCGGGCGAGCTGAGGGTGCGGGAGCTCTAG
- a CDS encoding DNA internalization-related competence protein ComEC/Rec2, whose amino-acid sequence MAAALAARYPLPPFGLGCSAAVLLGMVALLWCPVLPQAALLWVGLAAGMGGWCARTRWRWAGAMLAGAAWAGLHATWSLGAQLPPAWEGRDVMLSGRVVALPEPQARRTRFLLRVDDAGTQPPPLRGRRVRLAWYDDFGARVAGPRMRLGAGERWRLQVRVRAPRGLANPGGMDVERHAVAQRIAATGYIRSAALARELAPARGIDAWRDAMSLRIAREVRSDAARFVRALALGDTRALDDADWQVLRATGLTHLIAISGFHVGLVAGGCALIGAGLWWLFPALARWVPRPQVAGAMALAGAVAYAAAAGFALPTVRTVLMIAVVVLARLARRHVRLVDVLALAMLAVLVFDPLSLLAAGFWLSFGGVAWLAWCLPASLHWAKAFLPAQAVATVGLLPFTAVLFGQASLAGPLANLVAIPWWSLVVVPLALVGTALETVHAGTGVWAWRAAAECFGPSWRLFQAVATQPYALHWLPESPVWTLWLALAGGFWLLMPRGVPGKALALLLWLPLLWPDRERPGAGEVELVVIDVGQGLAALVRTSRHALLFDAGPAVEDGFDAGERAVVPALRALGVTRLHALVVSHGDNDHAGGVDAVRDSLPVRAVLSPAGSGVPSKAACVAGAAWTWDGVRFRFLHPGHHFPYLGNEASCVLKVETAHGSLLLPGDIGAIVERGLVHRDAASLRADVVVLPHHGSAGSSDPAFVAATSARLVLNSSGAGNRFGHPRAPVVARWRARGGELLDTQSSGALRVWVGADGLQVRERRHDRPRWWDAVRRQRAGGLSYQPEEERPDAPED is encoded by the coding sequence ATGGCCGCCGCCCTCGCGGCACGATATCCGCTGCCGCCTTTCGGCCTGGGGTGCAGCGCGGCGGTCTTGCTGGGCATGGTGGCCCTGCTGTGGTGTCCCGTGCTGCCTCAGGCTGCCCTTCTGTGGGTCGGCCTGGCCGCAGGGATGGGCGGGTGGTGCGCGCGTACGCGGTGGCGGTGGGCGGGGGCGATGCTGGCGGGCGCGGCCTGGGCCGGCTTGCACGCCACCTGGAGCCTGGGTGCACAGCTGCCGCCGGCATGGGAGGGGCGCGACGTCATGCTCAGCGGGCGCGTGGTGGCGCTGCCGGAACCGCAGGCCCGGCGCACGCGGTTCCTGCTGCGCGTGGACGACGCCGGTACACAGCCGCCGCCGCTGCGCGGCAGGCGGGTCCGGCTGGCGTGGTACGACGACTTCGGGGCCAGGGTGGCCGGTCCCCGCATGCGGCTGGGTGCAGGCGAACGCTGGCGGTTGCAGGTACGTGTGCGTGCGCCGCGGGGACTGGCCAATCCGGGCGGGATGGACGTCGAACGCCATGCGGTGGCGCAGCGTATCGCGGCGACCGGCTACATCCGCAGTGCCGCCCTGGCGAGGGAACTGGCGCCGGCACGCGGGATCGACGCCTGGCGCGATGCCATGTCGCTGCGCATCGCGCGGGAAGTGCGCAGCGATGCGGCCCGCTTCGTGCGCGCCCTGGCGCTGGGCGACACGCGTGCGCTGGACGATGCGGACTGGCAGGTCCTGCGCGCCACGGGCCTGACCCATCTCATCGCGATCTCCGGATTCCATGTGGGGCTGGTGGCGGGCGGCTGCGCCCTGATCGGGGCGGGGCTGTGGTGGCTGTTTCCTGCGCTGGCCCGATGGGTGCCGCGTCCGCAGGTGGCCGGCGCGATGGCGCTGGCGGGCGCGGTGGCCTATGCCGCCGCCGCCGGGTTCGCACTGCCGACGGTGCGCACGGTGCTGATGATCGCCGTGGTGGTGCTCGCCCGTCTGGCGCGCCGCCACGTGCGCCTGGTGGACGTGCTGGCGCTGGCGATGCTGGCCGTACTGGTGTTCGACCCGTTGTCGCTGCTGGCGGCCGGGTTCTGGCTCAGCTTTGGCGGCGTGGCGTGGCTGGCGTGGTGCCTGCCGGCGTCGCTGCACTGGGCGAAGGCGTTCCTGCCGGCGCAGGCGGTGGCCACGGTAGGCCTGCTGCCGTTCACGGCGGTGCTGTTCGGGCAGGCCTCGCTGGCGGGGCCGCTGGCGAACCTGGTGGCCATCCCGTGGTGGAGCCTGGTGGTTGTTCCGTTGGCACTGGTGGGAACGGCACTGGAGACTGTTCATGCGGGCACGGGCGTGTGGGCCTGGCGGGCCGCGGCTGAGTGTTTCGGGCCCAGCTGGCGCCTCTTCCAGGCCGTGGCCACCCAGCCATATGCCCTGCACTGGTTGCCCGAAAGCCCGGTCTGGACGCTGTGGCTGGCGCTGGCCGGCGGGTTCTGGTTGCTGATGCCGCGTGGCGTGCCGGGCAAGGCCTTGGCGCTGCTGCTGTGGTTGCCGCTGTTGTGGCCCGATCGCGAGCGGCCGGGCGCGGGCGAGGTAGAGCTGGTGGTGATCGACGTGGGGCAGGGGTTGGCGGCGCTGGTGCGCACGTCGCGCCATGCCTTGCTGTTCGATGCCGGGCCGGCGGTCGAGGACGGATTCGACGCGGGCGAACGTGCCGTGGTCCCGGCCTTGAGAGCGCTGGGTGTGACGCGCCTGCACGCACTGGTGGTCAGCCATGGCGACAACGACCACGCGGGGGGCGTGGACGCGGTGCGCGACAGCCTGCCGGTACGGGCCGTGCTGTCGCCGGCGGGCAGCGGGGTGCCTTCGAAGGCAGCCTGCGTGGCCGGCGCGGCGTGGACGTGGGACGGGGTGCGTTTCCGGTTCCTGCACCCGGGGCATCACTTTCCCTATCTGGGCAACGAGGCCAGCTGCGTGCTGAAGGTGGAAACGGCGCACGGTAGCCTCCTGTTGCCAGGCGATATCGGCGCCATCGTCGAACGCGGGCTGGTGCATCGCGACGCGGCATCGCTGCGAGCGGACGTGGTGGTGCTGCCGCATCACGGCAGCGCCGGCTCGTCCGATCCGGCCTTCGTCGCCGCCACGTCTGCCCGTCTGGTGCTCAATTCCAGCGGCGCCGGCAACCGCTTCGGTCATCCGCGGGCGCCGGTGGTCGCACGTTGGCGCGCACGCGGCGGCGAACTGCTGGACACGCAATCCAGCGGTGCGTTGCGGGTGTGGGTGGGCGCGGACGGGCTGCAGGTGCGTGAACGGCGTCACGACCGGCCGCGCTGGTGGGACGCGGTGCGGCGCCAGCGGGCCGGTGGGCTATCCTATCAGCCTGAAGAGGAACGGCCCGATGCGCCGGAGGACTGA
- the msbA gene encoding lipid A export permease/ATP-binding protein MsbA — protein sequence MSGSDSPWKVYTRLLGFARPYRGLLLLAGVGMLLEAGAGGAFAKLMESVVDETFIKRDEAKSLLLPAYIVGLFVIRGVAGYITDMGMGKAARSIARDFRVQVLGKYLRLPGLRFDTEPVPSMLVRLGSDSDQVAQAAVDAMKVMIQQSLQVVAMLAVMLYTSWQVTIAILLMAPPLAWMMDKVAKRYRRISHRIQESGAEMMQAADQTLSNQQEVKIYGAQRTELKRYAGLADTNLRLAMKVEATRSISSAMVQLMGAVGLALLLFFAGREAMAGRLTAGGFVSLMVSMMAIIPALKQLTNVQNMLQRGVASAQRLFTVLDADDEQDHGTRPLERAKGVIEFRDITARYPGQSRPALEGISFTARPGTVTAIVGRSGSGKSTLIKLIPRFYEAESGRILLDGHPLQDYPLADLRRQIALVGQQVMLFDGTVAANVAYGELQGAQAGAMEEAVRGANAMEFVSELPEGLHAPIGNKGGRLSGGQRQRLAIARAMLKDAPILILDEATAALDNESERLVQNALQKLMPDRTTLVIAHRLSTIEHADQVLVLDQGRLVEQGTHAALLAHGGLYAHLYQMQFREGEAG from the coding sequence GTGAGCGGAAGCGACTCGCCGTGGAAGGTGTATACCCGGCTGCTGGGGTTCGCCAGACCCTACCGGGGCCTGCTGCTGCTGGCGGGGGTGGGCATGCTGCTGGAGGCGGGCGCCGGCGGTGCGTTCGCCAAGCTGATGGAAAGCGTGGTCGACGAGACCTTCATCAAGCGCGACGAAGCCAAGAGCCTGCTGCTGCCCGCCTACATCGTGGGCCTGTTCGTGATCCGTGGCGTGGCCGGTTACATCACCGACATGGGCATGGGCAAGGCGGCGCGCAGCATCGCGCGCGATTTCCGTGTCCAGGTGCTGGGCAAGTACCTGCGGCTGCCCGGCCTGCGCTTCGACACCGAACCCGTCCCGTCCATGCTCGTGCGCCTGGGTTCGGACAGCGACCAGGTGGCGCAGGCGGCCGTGGATGCGATGAAGGTGATGATCCAGCAGTCGCTGCAGGTCGTCGCGATGCTGGCCGTGATGCTCTACACCAGCTGGCAGGTGACCATCGCCATCCTGCTGATGGCGCCGCCGCTGGCATGGATGATGGACAAGGTGGCCAAGCGGTACCGCCGCATCAGCCACCGCATCCAGGAGAGCGGGGCGGAGATGATGCAGGCCGCCGACCAGACCCTGTCCAACCAGCAGGAAGTGAAGATCTACGGCGCCCAGCGGACCGAACTGAAACGCTACGCCGGCCTGGCGGACACCAACCTGAGGCTGGCGATGAAGGTCGAGGCCACGCGCAGCATCTCCTCGGCGATGGTGCAGCTGATGGGCGCGGTGGGCCTGGCGCTGCTGCTGTTCTTCGCCGGCCGCGAGGCGATGGCCGGGCGCCTGACGGCGGGGGGCTTCGTATCGCTGATGGTGTCGATGATGGCCATCATTCCCGCGCTGAAACAGCTGACCAACGTGCAGAACATGCTGCAACGGGGCGTGGCATCGGCGCAGCGCCTGTTCACGGTGCTGGACGCGGACGATGAGCAGGATCACGGCACCCGCCCGCTGGAGCGCGCGAAAGGCGTGATCGAGTTCCGCGACATCACCGCGCGCTACCCGGGCCAGAGCCGTCCCGCGCTGGAGGGCATCAGCTTCACCGCGCGGCCGGGGACCGTCACCGCCATCGTCGGCCGTTCCGGCAGCGGCAAATCGACGCTGATCAAGCTCATCCCGCGTTTCTACGAGGCCGAATCGGGCCGGATCCTGCTCGATGGCCATCCGCTGCAGGACTACCCCCTGGCCGACCTGCGCCGGCAGATCGCACTGGTGGGGCAGCAGGTGATGCTGTTCGACGGCACCGTCGCCGCCAATGTGGCGTACGGCGAATTGCAGGGCGCGCAGGCCGGCGCCATGGAAGAGGCCGTGCGCGGCGCCAACGCGATGGAGTTCGTCAGCGAGCTGCCGGAAGGGCTGCATGCGCCGATCGGCAACAAGGGTGGGCGCCTGTCCGGCGGCCAGCGGCAACGCCTGGCGATCGCACGCGCGATGCTGAAGGACGCGCCCATCCTGATCCTGGACGAAGCCACCGCGGCGCTCGACAACGAATCCGAGCGGCTGGTGCAGAACGCGCTGCAGAAACTGATGCCCGACCGCACCACCCTGGTCATCGCCCATCGCCTGTCCACCATCGAGCATGCCGACCAGGTGCTGGTGCTGGACCAGGGCCGCCTGGTCGAGCAGGGCACCCATGCCGCCCTGCTTGCGCACGGAGGCCTCTACGCGCACCTGTACCAGATGCAGTTCCGCGAGGGCGAGGCGGGGTGA
- the kdsB gene encoding 3-deoxy-manno-octulosonate cytidylyltransferase: protein MTDFIVAIPARHAASRLPGKPLRLLGGTPLVVHVARRALAAGAREVWVATDDTRIRDALRDTGVRVAMTSERHASGSDRLAECADIAGWADDALVVNLQGDEPFAPPAGIRAVADTLASSGADMATLAVPVEDAATLFDPNAVKLVRAANGDALYFSRAPIPWHRDAFAQTRDALPDGQWLRHIGIYAYRAGFLRRFAAMPPGRLEQVESLEQLRALEAGHRIAVSLTPAPFPPGVDTPEDLARAEKILKAQA, encoded by the coding sequence ATGACCGATTTCATCGTTGCCATTCCCGCCCGGCATGCCGCCTCGCGCCTGCCGGGCAAGCCGCTGCGCCTGCTCGGCGGCACTCCGCTGGTCGTGCACGTGGCCCGGCGCGCGCTGGCGGCCGGCGCGCGCGAAGTCTGGGTGGCCACCGACGACACGCGCATCCGCGACGCCCTGCGGGACACCGGGGTGCGCGTGGCGATGACGTCCGAACGGCACGCGTCCGGCAGCGACCGGCTGGCCGAATGCGCCGATATCGCCGGCTGGGCAGACGACGCCCTGGTGGTGAACCTGCAGGGCGATGAGCCCTTCGCGCCGCCGGCGGGGATCCGCGCCGTGGCCGACACGCTGGCGTCCAGTGGCGCCGACATGGCCACGCTGGCCGTGCCCGTCGAGGACGCGGCCACGCTGTTCGATCCGAATGCGGTGAAGCTGGTGCGTGCCGCCAATGGCGACGCGCTGTACTTCAGCCGCGCGCCCATTCCCTGGCATCGCGATGCCTTCGCCCAGACCCGCGATGCGTTGCCGGACGGACAGTGGCTGCGCCACATCGGCATCTATGCCTACCGTGCCGGTTTCCTGCGCCGGTTCGCGGCCATGCCGCCGGGCAGGCTGGAGCAGGTGGAATCGCTGGAACAGCTGCGGGCGCTGGAGGCGGGGCATCGCATCGCGGTGTCGCTGACCCCGGCACCGTTTCCGCCCGGCGTGGACACGCCGGAGGACCTGGCGCGGGCGGAAAAGATCCTGAAGGCGCAGGCATGA
- a CDS encoding biopolymer transporter ExbD yields the protein MRIRDDRAQEEPEINLVPLIDVILVLIIFFVITTTFDARSMLQLQLPSAAGEPVAAQVKALSVLVNADGRYFVDEHEVLRPDIDALKQTLQQVAGSDRSRPVLLRADARTPHQAVVTALDALGQLGFRKVNIATAPEAQK from the coding sequence ATGCGCATCCGCGACGACCGCGCGCAGGAAGAACCCGAGATCAACCTGGTGCCGTTGATCGACGTGATCCTGGTGCTGATCATCTTCTTCGTCATCACCACCACCTTCGACGCCCGTTCGATGCTGCAGCTGCAGTTGCCCAGCGCCGCCGGCGAGCCGGTGGCCGCGCAGGTGAAGGCGCTCAGCGTGCTGGTCAATGCCGACGGGCGCTACTTCGTCGACGAACACGAGGTGCTGCGGCCCGACATCGATGCCCTCAAGCAGACCTTGCAGCAGGTCGCCGGCAGCGACCGCAGCCGGCCCGTGCTGCTGCGCGCCGATGCGCGCACGCCGCACCAGGCCGTGGTGACCGCGCTGGACGCGCTGGGCCAGCTGGGCTTCCGCAAGGTCAACATCGCCACCGCGCCGGAGGCGCAGAAGTGA
- a CDS encoding low molecular weight protein-tyrosine-phosphatase, which yields MKLLVVCLGNICRSPMAEGALQARLAASPLAGRVHVESAGTGGWHAGEPPDRRAIACARGHGVDIAGQRARQLHAADFETFDWILCADRANLRDVLRLAPAARHPRVALLLEWAGLRAGGEVPDPYTGGPEDFQRVWRLVDSAAQAVVARLAAG from the coding sequence ATGAAGCTGCTGGTCGTCTGCCTGGGCAACATCTGCCGCTCGCCGATGGCCGAGGGGGCGTTGCAGGCCCGCCTGGCGGCGTCGCCGCTGGCCGGCCGGGTACACGTGGAGTCGGCCGGCACCGGGGGCTGGCATGCCGGCGAACCGCCGGACCGGCGCGCCATCGCCTGCGCCCGCGGCCATGGCGTGGACATCGCGGGGCAACGGGCGCGGCAGCTGCATGCCGCCGACTTCGAGACCTTCGACTGGATCCTGTGCGCCGACCGCGCCAATCTCCGCGATGTCCTGCGCCTGGCGCCCGCGGCACGCCACCCGCGCGTCGCGCTGCTGCTGGAATGGGCCGGCCTCCGGGCCGGTGGCGAAGTGCCGGACCCGTACACGGGCGGGCCGGAGGACTTCCAGCGGGTCTGGCGACTGGTCGATTCGGCCGCACAGGCGGTCGTGGCCCGGCTCGCTGCCGGTTGA
- a CDS encoding MotA/TolQ/ExbB proton channel family protein, translated as MLELVKAGGWPMIPLLLLGVLALAIVVERFWSLRRKEILPPGLGEEVRAWAARGQLEPAHIESLRRNSPLGELLAAALDVRNRPRDQIRERIEDTGRHVVHRMEKFLNALGSIASAGPLLGLLGTVVGMIQMFLGIQDSGVGDVNALAGGIGKALVCAAAGMIVAIPALLFHRYFRGRVTGYVMEMEKEATALVDALEARHPRPVVRPSGVAAPAPAPTSA; from the coding sequence GTGCTGGAACTGGTGAAGGCCGGCGGTTGGCCGATGATCCCGCTGCTGCTGCTCGGCGTGCTGGCCCTGGCCATCGTGGTGGAACGCTTCTGGTCGCTGCGCCGCAAGGAGATCCTGCCGCCGGGGCTGGGCGAAGAGGTCCGCGCCTGGGCCGCCCGCGGCCAGCTGGAACCGGCCCATATCGAATCGCTGCGCCGCAACTCGCCGCTGGGTGAGCTGCTGGCGGCGGCGCTGGACGTGCGCAACAGGCCACGCGACCAGATCCGCGAGCGCATCGAGGACACCGGCCGCCACGTGGTCCACCGCATGGAGAAGTTCCTCAACGCCCTGGGCAGCATCGCCTCGGCGGGGCCGCTGCTGGGCCTGCTGGGCACGGTGGTCGGCATGATCCAGATGTTCCTGGGCATCCAGGACAGCGGCGTGGGCGACGTCAATGCCCTGGCGGGCGGCATCGGCAAGGCGCTGGTGTGCGCGGCGGCCGGCATGATCGTGGCCATCCCCGCGCTGCTGTTCCACCGCTACTTCCGTGGCCGGGTCACCGGCTACGTGATGGAAATGGAGAAGGAGGCCACGGCGCTGGTGGACGCGCTGGAGGCCCGCCATCCGCGCCCGGTGGTGCGCCCGTCCGGCGTGGCCGCACCGGCGCCGGCGCCGACCAGCGCCTGA
- the uvrC gene encoding excinuclease ABC subunit UvrC has translation MSGSPQAEFDGKAFAAALSTAPGVYRMYAADDALLYVGKAGALRKRVTSYFNNSPKSPRIQSMLSQVARMDVTVTRTEAEALLLENQLIKSLTPRYNVLLRDDKSYPYVLLTREEWPRIGFHRGARAVPGRYFGPYPSVTAVRETLNLMQKLFRIRNCEDSVFRNRSRPCLQYQIGRCSGPCVGLVAPADYAESVRQATLFLDGRSDELTRELGAAMEQASARLEFEQAARLRDLVASIRTLQARQYVDGHAADLDVLACAMQGSQACVLLLAFRDGRNLGTRTFFPKTNGEDSAAEVLGAFVSQYYAEQPAPQEIVLDREIPDAELIEHALAASAGRKVQLKWSVRSERAGYLDLARRNAEIALATELTSRNAQTARSEALKDLLGLSEVAKRIECFDISHTMGEATVASCVVFDANGAVRSQYRRYNITGITPGDDFAAMHQAIERRFRRAVEEGGVLPDVLLIDGGAGQLAQAQAALADLGVAGVTLVGVAKGVERRAGHETLVLPDGRELRPGAASPALQLIQQVRDEAHRFAITGHRGKRQKARMTSRLEDIPGIGPRRRASLLKHFGGLAGLKAAGADEIARVEGVNAALAERIYANLHGLPSPEAGAE, from the coding sequence ATGAGCGGCAGTCCCCAGGCGGAATTCGACGGCAAGGCCTTCGCGGCCGCGCTGAGCACGGCACCTGGCGTGTACCGCATGTATGCGGCGGACGACGCGCTGCTGTACGTGGGCAAGGCCGGCGCGCTGCGCAAGCGCGTCACCAGCTACTTCAACAACTCGCCCAAGTCGCCGCGCATCCAGTCGATGCTGTCCCAGGTGGCGCGCATGGACGTGACGGTCACCCGCACCGAGGCCGAAGCGCTGCTGCTGGAAAACCAGCTGATCAAGTCGCTGACGCCGCGCTACAACGTGCTGCTGCGCGACGACAAGAGCTATCCCTACGTGCTGCTCACCCGCGAGGAATGGCCGCGCATCGGGTTCCACCGCGGCGCGCGCGCCGTGCCGGGGCGCTACTTCGGCCCGTACCCCAGCGTCACCGCGGTGCGCGAGACGCTGAACCTGATGCAGAAGCTGTTCCGCATCCGCAACTGCGAGGACAGCGTGTTCCGCAACCGCTCGCGGCCCTGCCTGCAGTACCAGATCGGGCGCTGCAGCGGGCCTTGCGTGGGCCTGGTGGCCCCGGCCGACTACGCCGAATCGGTCCGCCAGGCCACCCTGTTCCTCGACGGCCGCAGCGACGAACTGACCCGCGAACTCGGGGCCGCCATGGAGCAGGCCAGCGCCAGGCTGGAATTCGAGCAGGCCGCGCGCCTGCGCGACCTGGTGGCGTCGATCCGCACGCTGCAGGCGCGCCAGTACGTGGATGGCCACGCGGCCGACCTCGACGTGCTGGCCTGCGCCATGCAGGGCAGCCAGGCCTGCGTGTTGCTGCTGGCCTTCCGCGACGGCCGCAACCTGGGCACGCGCACCTTCTTCCCGAAGACCAATGGCGAGGACTCGGCCGCGGAGGTGCTGGGCGCCTTCGTGTCGCAGTACTACGCCGAGCAGCCGGCGCCGCAGGAAATCGTGCTGGACCGGGAGATTCCGGACGCGGAGCTGATCGAACACGCCCTGGCCGCCTCGGCCGGCCGCAAGGTCCAGCTCAAGTGGAGCGTGCGCAGCGAACGCGCCGGCTACCTCGACCTGGCCAGGCGCAACGCCGAGATCGCCCTGGCGACCGAACTGACCAGCCGCAACGCGCAGACCGCGCGCAGCGAAGCGCTGAAGGACCTGTTGGGCCTGTCCGAGGTGGCCAAGCGCATCGAGTGCTTCGACATCAGCCACACGATGGGCGAGGCGACGGTCGCTTCATGCGTGGTGTTCGATGCCAACGGGGCCGTGCGCTCCCAGTACCGTCGCTACAACATCACCGGCATCACGCCGGGCGACGACTTCGCCGCCATGCACCAGGCCATCGAGCGGCGGTTCCGGCGCGCGGTGGAGGAGGGGGGCGTACTGCCCGACGTCCTGCTGATCGACGGCGGCGCGGGCCAGCTGGCGCAGGCGCAGGCCGCGCTGGCCGACCTCGGCGTGGCCGGTGTGACCCTGGTCGGCGTAGCCAAGGGCGTGGAGCGGCGTGCCGGCCATGAGACGCTGGTGCTGCCCGACGGGCGCGAACTGCGGCCGGGGGCGGCCTCGCCGGCCTTGCAGCTGATCCAGCAGGTCCGCGACGAGGCGCACCGGTTCGCCATCACGGGCCATCGCGGCAAGCGGCAGAAGGCCCGCATGACCAGCAGGCTGGAGGACATCCCCGGCATCGGCCCGCGCCGGCGCGCGAGCCTGCTCAAGCATTTCGGCGGCCTGGCGGGCCTGAAGGCCGCCGGTGCCGACGAGATCGCGCGGGTGGAGGGCGTGAACGCCGCGCTGGCCGAGCGAATCTACGCTAACCTGCACGGACTGCCGTCCCCCGAGGCAGGAGCCGAGTAA
- the lpxK gene encoding tetraacyldisaccharide 4'-kinase: MSRRTMPQAPDYWFGDAPVPAWARALAGVYGAVIALRRRLYRMGALRRHRIGVPVIVVGNIIAGGTGKTPLTIALVERLRAAGFRPGVASRGYGRGDEAQARWVDAGTPASEGGDEPVLIARHTGTRVRVDRDRVAAAKALVAAGCDVVICDDGLQHYRLRRDIEIEVIDGARRYGNGRLMPAGPLREPAARAAECDFRVVNLPDAEGAAGFGEWPLHLQADDALPLRGGRPRPLSAFAGQRVHAVAGIGHPARFFAMLRRHGLGVVPHAFADHHAYRAEDFAFGSELPVLMTEKDAVKCARFANGWFYSVPVVAKLPEAFWIALLERLAEATAARAGKA, from the coding sequence GTGAGCCGGCGCACCATGCCGCAAGCTCCGGACTACTGGTTCGGCGACGCACCTGTGCCGGCCTGGGCACGCGCGCTGGCGGGCGTGTACGGCGCCGTCATCGCCCTGCGGCGCCGGCTGTACCGGATGGGCGCGCTGCGCCGCCACCGCATCGGCGTGCCGGTCATCGTGGTGGGCAACATCATCGCGGGCGGTACCGGCAAGACGCCACTGACGATCGCGCTGGTGGAGCGGCTGCGGGCCGCGGGTTTCCGCCCCGGCGTGGCCAGCCGCGGCTACGGGCGCGGCGACGAAGCGCAGGCGCGCTGGGTGGACGCGGGGACGCCGGCCAGCGAAGGCGGCGACGAGCCCGTGCTGATCGCACGCCACACCGGTACCCGGGTGCGCGTGGACCGCGATCGCGTGGCGGCGGCGAAGGCGCTGGTCGCGGCGGGGTGCGATGTGGTCATCTGCGATGACGGATTGCAGCACTACCGCCTGCGGCGCGACATCGAGATCGAGGTGATCGATGGCGCGCGCCGCTACGGCAACGGTCGCCTGATGCCGGCCGGCCCCCTGCGCGAGCCGGCCGCGCGCGCGGCGGAGTGCGACTTCCGCGTGGTCAACCTGCCCGACGCCGAGGGCGCCGCGGGATTCGGCGAATGGCCGCTGCACCTGCAGGCCGACGATGCGCTGCCGTTGCGCGGCGGCCGGCCCAGGCCGTTGTCCGCATTCGCCGGCCAGCGCGTGCATGCGGTCGCCGGCATCGGCCATCCGGCGCGCTTCTTCGCCATGCTGCGCCGCCACGGCTTGGGGGTGGTGCCGCACGCCTTCGCGGACCATCACGCCTATCGCGCCGAGGATTTCGCGTTCGGCAGCGAGCTGCCCGTGCTGATGACCGAGAAGGATGCGGTGAAATGCGCGAGGTTCGCCAACGGCTGGTTCTACAGCGTGCCGGTGGTGGCGAAGCTGCCCGAAGCCTTCTGGATCGCGTTGCTGGAACGGCTGGCGGAGGCGACGGCCGCCCGCGCCGGCAAGGCCTGA